From Cecembia calidifontis, one genomic window encodes:
- a CDS encoding sodium:proton antiporter: protein MKNILAVFVFLFGMLVFSDHAEVQAQVDAQIETVDSQEQSDPITSVVAHIHDDAHEHHDSAPIWLVIPFVALLLMIATGPLFYEHFWHHNYPKIAVGFALLVVFYYLFILNNVHGPVHALAEYVQFIALLSSLYIASGGILIEIDKKATPMANVALLLIGAAVSNLIGTTGASMLLIRPFIRLNKGNIQPYHIIFFIFMVSNIGGSLTPIGDPPLFLGFLKGVPFFWTLEHNWPAWILALAILATIFYFVDRKFGKANEEELEEVTYTNKFELIGTKNFLWLAIVIASVFLDPNVIDWVPAIHYDGQKFSFIREIIMLSVAYFSYKFADQKAIQGNEFNFEPIREVAFIFIGIFGTMMPALELVGNFAKSPEGAALITHNTLYWGTGILSGVLDNAPTYLNFLAAAMASQGAEISNIDMVRDFAMDNYHDSAFELMAISLAAVFFGAMTYIGNGPNFMVKSIAEQSGIKMPSFFGYIIRFSLPILLPVLIITWLVFFAFV, encoded by the coding sequence ATGAAGAATATATTAGCCGTTTTTGTGTTCCTATTTGGGATGCTGGTCTTTTCAGACCATGCCGAAGTTCAAGCCCAGGTAGATGCACAGATTGAAACTGTAGATTCCCAAGAACAATCAGATCCCATTACCAGTGTAGTTGCCCATATCCATGATGATGCGCATGAACACCATGATTCTGCGCCCATTTGGTTGGTAATCCCTTTCGTGGCGCTTTTGCTGATGATCGCGACGGGTCCTTTGTTTTATGAGCATTTCTGGCACCATAACTACCCCAAAATTGCCGTTGGCTTTGCCTTGCTTGTTGTCTTCTACTATTTGTTCATCCTTAACAATGTTCACGGCCCTGTGCATGCATTGGCTGAATATGTGCAGTTCATTGCACTTCTGTCTTCTCTTTATATTGCTTCAGGGGGAATCCTTATCGAAATAGACAAGAAAGCAACGCCAATGGCCAACGTGGCACTTCTATTAATTGGAGCAGCTGTATCCAACTTAATCGGTACCACGGGAGCTTCCATGTTGCTCATCAGACCTTTTATCCGTCTCAACAAAGGTAATATTCAGCCCTACCATATCATTTTCTTCATTTTTATGGTCAGCAATATCGGGGGTTCCCTGACCCCTATCGGAGATCCGCCCCTTTTCCTTGGCTTCCTGAAAGGTGTTCCTTTCTTCTGGACATTGGAGCATAACTGGCCGGCATGGATCCTGGCATTGGCCATCTTGGCAACCATCTTCTATTTCGTCGATAGGAAATTCGGAAAGGCAAATGAAGAAGAACTGGAAGAAGTCACCTATACCAATAAATTTGAACTGATCGGTACCAAAAATTTCCTTTGGCTGGCAATCGTCATAGCTTCTGTATTCCTGGATCCAAACGTGATTGACTGGGTGCCTGCCATCCACTATGACGGACAGAAATTTTCTTTCATCAGAGAAATCATCATGCTTTCTGTAGCTTACTTCAGCTATAAATTTGCCGATCAAAAAGCCATCCAAGGGAATGAGTTCAACTTTGAGCCAATCCGTGAAGTAGCATTTATATTTATCGGTATTTTCGGCACCATGATGCCGGCATTGGAGTTGGTAGGCAACTTTGCCAAATCTCCGGAAGGCGCCGCTTTGATCACACACAATACCCTTTACTGGGGAACAGGTATATTGTCCGGTGTTTTGGACAATGCCCCCACCTACCTGAATTTTCTTGCTGCTGCCATGGCCTCCCAGGGGGCTGAAATCAGCAACATCGATATGGTGAGAGATTTTGCCATGGACAATTACCATGATTCGGCCTTTGAACTGATGGCCATCTCTCTTGCGGCGGTGTTCTTTGGAGCCATGACCTATATCGGCAATGGTCCTAACTTCATGGTGAAGTCCATCGCAGAGCAAAGCGGTATTAAGATGCCTTCTTTCTTCGGTTATATCATCCGGTTCTCCTTACCTATCCTTTTACCGGTATTGATCATCACCTGGTTGGTATTCTTTGCTTTTGTATAA
- a CDS encoding Glu/Leu/Phe/Val dehydrogenase dimerization domain-containing protein, with protein MKELLKKFENQQPEIVFEWSDSESEAEGWVVINSLRGGAAGGGTRMRKGLDKREVESLAKTMEVKFTVSGPAIGGAKSGINFDPNDPRKEEVLKRWYKAVMPLLKNYYGTGGDLNVDEIHQVIPITESYGLWHPQEGIVNGHFNATEPQKIRKIGQLRQGVSKVLEDPTYTPNGPKKYTVADMITGYGVAEAVRHYYEIWGGQLKGKRAIIQGWGNVGAAAACFLAVEGVKIVGIIDRVGGLIHEEGFTLDEIRELFLKREGNKLVADNLIPFEEINERIWDLPGEIFIPAAASRLITKDQAERMVKTGLEVISCGANVPFADPEIFLGPIGLWTDEQVSVIPDFIANCGMARVFAYLMSDEAVDTDDAIFNDVSHTIAKAMKTTYEKNPGKTKIAQASLEIALKQLI; from the coding sequence ATGAAAGAGTTACTCAAAAAATTTGAGAACCAGCAGCCAGAAATTGTATTTGAGTGGAGCGATAGCGAATCAGAGGCAGAAGGCTGGGTGGTCATCAATTCCCTGCGAGGCGGAGCAGCCGGGGGCGGAACCCGAATGAGAAAAGGGCTGGACAAAAGGGAAGTGGAATCCCTGGCCAAGACTATGGAGGTGAAATTTACCGTGTCAGGACCTGCTATAGGCGGCGCCAAATCGGGTATCAATTTTGATCCCAATGATCCCAGAAAAGAAGAAGTTCTGAAAAGATGGTACAAGGCAGTCATGCCGCTTCTTAAGAATTATTATGGCACAGGCGGTGACCTCAACGTGGATGAAATCCATCAGGTCATCCCGATTACAGAATCTTATGGACTTTGGCATCCGCAGGAAGGTATCGTCAATGGACATTTCAATGCCACAGAACCCCAAAAAATAAGAAAAATAGGACAGTTGAGACAGGGTGTTTCCAAGGTTTTGGAAGATCCTACTTACACACCAAACGGGCCTAAGAAATACACCGTAGCGGATATGATCACCGGCTATGGTGTAGCCGAAGCCGTGAGGCATTATTATGAGATCTGGGGTGGCCAACTGAAAGGCAAGCGTGCCATCATCCAAGGATGGGGCAATGTAGGTGCAGCGGCTGCCTGCTTCCTTGCGGTAGAAGGTGTTAAAATTGTTGGGATTATAGACAGGGTAGGTGGACTCATTCATGAGGAAGGATTTACCTTGGATGAAATCAGAGAGCTGTTCCTGAAAAGGGAAGGCAATAAACTGGTAGCGGACAACCTGATCCCATTTGAGGAAATCAATGAAAGAATCTGGGACCTTCCTGGAGAGATCTTTATCCCAGCTGCAGCTTCCCGTCTGATTACCAAAGACCAGGCAGAAAGGATGGTAAAAACCGGCCTGGAAGTAATCTCCTGTGGTGCCAATGTGCCTTTTGCCGATCCTGAGATTTTCTTGGGACCTATTGGCTTATGGACCGATGAGCAGGTGTCTGTGATCCCTGATTTTATTGCCAATTGTGGCATGGCAAGGGTCTTTGCTTACCTGATGTCGGATGAGGCAGTGGATACCGATGATGCCATTTTCAATGATGTCAGTCATACTATAGCCAAGGCCATGAAAACTACCTACGAGAAAAATCCAGGTAAAACCAAGATCGCTCAGGCCTCTTTGGAAATTGCTTTGAAGCAGTTGATATAA
- a CDS encoding anhydro-N-acetylmuramic acid kinase, producing the protein MDKRSSYKMIGLMSGTSGDGLDIAYCDFQLDSGKWSYRLHLYETIAFPESLAKNLMQAHELSGLDLSLLDVSFGKWMGEQVRFFFGKHQLKIDAVASHGHTVFHQPDKRLTLQIGNGWALHKACGLPVINDFRMLDVQLGGQGAPLVPIGDRLLFGEFDYCINLGGIANVSMEYSGIRLAFDICPFNLLLNHFAGLKGKAYDEDGNLARSGRLIPEVLEQLNQIRFYDIQGSKSLGREDMDQFLAILQEQAYRPEDILHTLVQHYAFQIKNSVRPLEKSIAKVLVTGGGAFNLYFMEILEKTLGRAFEIIPAPKSLINYKEALIFAFLGVLRLRGENNCLYTVTGASRDNCGGVVYGL; encoded by the coding sequence ATGGACAAGCGCTCTTCCTACAAAATGATAGGACTTATGTCAGGCACCTCAGGTGATGGTTTGGATATTGCCTATTGTGACTTTCAGCTTGACAGCGGGAAATGGAGCTATCGACTGCACCTATATGAGACCATAGCTTTTCCTGAATCTTTGGCCAAAAATCTGATGCAGGCCCATGAATTGAGCGGATTGGACTTAAGCCTTCTCGATGTATCTTTTGGAAAATGGATGGGAGAACAGGTCCGGTTTTTTTTCGGCAAACACCAATTGAAAATAGATGCGGTGGCCTCCCATGGCCATACCGTATTCCATCAGCCTGACAAGAGGCTTACCTTACAGATCGGAAATGGCTGGGCATTGCATAAAGCCTGTGGCCTGCCTGTCATCAATGACTTCAGGATGCTGGATGTGCAGCTTGGGGGTCAGGGCGCACCTTTGGTGCCCATTGGGGACCGCCTTTTGTTTGGAGAATTTGATTATTGCATCAATCTGGGAGGGATAGCCAATGTATCTATGGAATACTCAGGCATCAGGTTGGCATTTGACATCTGCCCTTTTAACCTGCTGCTCAACCATTTTGCCGGTTTAAAAGGCAAAGCCTATGATGAAGATGGAAATCTTGCCAGATCGGGGAGATTGATCCCGGAGGTTTTGGAGCAACTCAATCAAATCCGGTTTTATGACATTCAGGGTTCCAAGTCCTTGGGAAGGGAAGACATGGATCAGTTTTTAGCCATTCTTCAGGAACAAGCCTACAGGCCGGAAGATATCCTGCACACTTTGGTCCAGCATTATGCTTTTCAGATCAAAAATTCGGTAAGGCCTCTTGAAAAGAGCATTGCCAAAGTCCTGGTTACAGGTGGCGGTGCTTTCAATTTGTATTTCATGGAAATCCTTGAAAAGACCTTGGGCAGGGCATTTGAAATTATTCCGGCCCCAAAATCCCTCATTAACTATAAGGAGGCATTGATTTTTGCCTTTTTGGGTGTACTTCGTCTAAGAGGTGAAAACAATTGTCTTTATACGGTAACAGGAGCATCCAGGGATAATTGTGGCGGTGTGGTATATGGTCTTTGA
- a CDS encoding type III pantothenate kinase: MKQFVVDIGNTRVKTAQFEGERLIHETYFEEMPSFLEYAATLVFDHAIISSVTLGEEELKKLLGFEFIFLSKSTLVPIKNLYATPETLGVDRKAAAIGARCIFEKGPLLAIDLGSCITYEFLDEEDRYFGGAISPGLQMRFRAMHQQTARLPLVNLIWGEKPELIGNSTEKGMKSGVYYGILHEMQGFISEYQGKYPGLRVIICGGDSKIFESLTKDHIFVIPNLVLYGLNRILTYNVNLQ; this comes from the coding sequence TTGAAACAATTTGTGGTGGATATTGGCAATACCAGAGTCAAGACGGCCCAGTTTGAAGGGGAGCGATTGATCCACGAGACCTATTTTGAGGAGATGCCATCTTTCTTGGAATATGCAGCTACATTAGTGTTTGACCATGCCATCATCAGTTCGGTGACACTTGGGGAAGAGGAATTAAAGAAATTGCTTGGTTTTGAGTTTATTTTCCTGAGCAAAAGTACCTTGGTGCCCATCAAAAATCTCTATGCTACACCCGAAACGCTTGGCGTGGACAGAAAGGCTGCTGCAATAGGAGCCAGATGTATATTTGAAAAAGGCCCACTTTTGGCAATTGACCTGGGAAGCTGTATCACTTATGAGTTTTTGGATGAGGAGGACCGTTACTTTGGCGGGGCGATTTCTCCGGGACTTCAAATGCGCTTCAGGGCCATGCACCAACAGACAGCAAGGTTGCCTTTGGTAAACCTGATATGGGGAGAAAAGCCCGAGCTTATCGGAAATTCCACCGAAAAGGGAATGAAAAGCGGCGTGTATTATGGTATCCTGCACGAGATGCAAGGATTTATTTCGGAATATCAGGGCAAATATCCTGGTTTGAGGGTCATTATTTGTGGAGGTGATTCAAAAATTTTTGAAAGCTTAACAAAAGACCACATATTTGTAATCCCTAATTTGGTCCTTTATGGCCTAAACAGAATATTAACTTACAATGTCAATCTCCAATAG
- the lptC gene encoding LPS export ABC transporter periplasmic protein LptC, with product MKQLPHLIIGLFFILHLMSCGTEVDSSMFERYTGPISTAYDIDLYHSDSAIVRTHLKSKKQMEFESGDLEFPEGIEIVFFDKEGNVTTTMRADKGFYSRTSNLYRGEGDVKVKNLEKDQSLSSEELFWDPNTKKIYTEKFVTIQERETIFNGTGMEADEGFNEYKLFKVTNSRTILPGESL from the coding sequence ATGAAACAATTGCCACACTTGATTATTGGTCTTTTTTTCATCCTTCATCTGATGTCCTGTGGGACTGAGGTGGATAGTAGCATGTTTGAGAGGTACACAGGTCCGATCAGCACCGCTTATGACATTGACCTCTATCACAGTGATTCGGCCATTGTAAGAACGCATCTGAAGTCTAAAAAACAAATGGAATTTGAATCCGGTGACCTGGAGTTTCCTGAGGGGATAGAAATTGTTTTTTTCGACAAGGAGGGAAATGTGACTACCACGATGAGGGCAGATAAGGGCTTTTACAGCCGAACCAGCAACCTGTACAGAGGAGAGGGAGATGTGAAGGTCAAAAACCTTGAAAAAGACCAAAGCCTTTCTTCAGAAGAATTGTTTTGGGATCCCAATACCAAAAAAATTTATACAGAAAAGTTTGTCACGATTCAGGAAAGGGAAACTATCTTTAACGGAACGGGTATGGAAGCTGATGAGGGTTTTAATGAATACAAACTCTTTAAGGTGACGAACAGCAGAACCATTTTACCTGGTGAATCACTCTAA
- a CDS encoding hemolysin family protein — METDYLLYVVITLLFSAFFSGVEIAFVSANKLHIELQNKQGLLSGRILSNFLQKPGQFIGTTLIGNTIALVLYGIFMANLLEPWIAAWLPYNLVNQASIMIIQTVLSTILVLVTAEFLPKSIFLLNPNRLLSALSVPFQVIYYLMYPIVWLVVGLSRFFITKVLGLDYSEDKPVFKVTDLNSFIKNNLQHSSQDVKVEIDTKIFDNAVEFKTIRIRECMVPRTDIVAVDVEDSIEDLKQVFAESGHSKIIVYEDSIDDVIGYCHQLELFKKPKKIRDILTPIIIVPESALANELLIQFIKERKSLALVVDEFGGTSGIVSMEDIIEEIFGEIQDEYDTDDLTEQKISENEYLISARHEIDYLNEKYGWELPYGEFETLAGFILSLTEDIPQKGQSITFGNLTFTIVAKQDHRIETLKVKHNPALNPNK, encoded by the coding sequence ATGGAAACAGACTATTTGCTTTATGTGGTCATCACCTTGCTGTTTTCCGCTTTTTTTTCGGGGGTAGAGATCGCATTTGTCTCCGCCAATAAATTACACATCGAGCTTCAGAATAAGCAGGGGCTCCTTTCCGGCAGGATTCTGTCCAATTTTCTCCAAAAACCAGGTCAGTTCATCGGTACCACCCTGATCGGGAATACCATAGCACTGGTGCTTTACGGCATCTTTATGGCCAATCTGCTGGAACCTTGGATAGCGGCATGGTTACCGTACAATCTGGTAAATCAGGCCAGTATCATGATCATTCAGACAGTCCTTTCCACCATCCTGGTCTTGGTGACTGCTGAGTTTCTGCCAAAAAGTATTTTTTTGCTCAACCCCAACAGATTGCTTTCAGCCCTTTCTGTACCCTTTCAGGTGATCTATTACCTGATGTATCCGATCGTATGGCTGGTTGTGGGATTGTCCCGCTTCTTTATTACCAAAGTGCTGGGATTAGATTACAGTGAAGACAAACCTGTTTTCAAAGTCACCGACCTGAACAGCTTCATAAAAAATAACCTACAGCATAGCAGTCAGGATGTCAAAGTCGAAATAGACACCAAGATTTTTGACAATGCAGTAGAGTTCAAGACCATCAGGATACGGGAATGTATGGTGCCCAGGACGGATATCGTAGCCGTGGATGTAGAAGACAGCATTGAGGATCTGAAGCAGGTATTTGCAGAGAGCGGACATTCCAAAATCATCGTCTATGAAGACTCCATTGATGATGTGATCGGTTATTGCCACCAGTTGGAGCTTTTCAAAAAACCCAAAAAGATCAGGGATATCCTTACCCCCATCATCATTGTGCCCGAATCTGCCCTAGCCAATGAGCTTTTGATCCAATTTATCAAAGAAAGAAAAAGTCTGGCTTTGGTAGTGGATGAATTCGGCGGGACCAGCGGCATAGTGAGTATGGAAGATATCATCGAGGAGATTTTTGGGGAGATTCAGGATGAATACGATACAGATGACCTGACGGAGCAGAAGATTTCGGAAAATGAATACCTGATCAGTGCCCGTCATGAAATCGACTATCTGAATGAGAAATACGGATGGGAACTTCCCTATGGGGAATTCGAAACTTTAGCAGGTTTTATACTCTCATTGACAGAAGACATACCCCAAAAAGGACAGAGTATCACCTTTGGGAATCTGACTTTTACTATCGTGGCAAAGCAGGATCACCGCATAGAAACCCTAAAAGTGAAGCACAATCCTGCCCTTAATCCGAATAAGTGA
- a CDS encoding SurA N-terminal domain-containing protein has product MALIKKIRQKTGLAIGVIAVGLILFIVGGDILSPNSTILGGSSNKVGEIAGESISYEEYIRKIEEIKFSFQQNTGRTPSENEMYTIREQAWQALIVEKVFASQYEALGLTISDAELVDMVQGKNIIAELRQQLTNPMTGEFDRDQLVTFLQSLENAGPEQRAFWAQQEKLFADARLRVKYDNLLSTSEFATSAEGRLEHKMQNSLADVDYVFIPFYAISDNDVQVSDNELRDYINKNKDKFKVSNAVDLDYVSFNLVPSGEDSAAVISEIRKLTEELRNASNDSVFVLRNSEAARPFATILPGDALPASLTSNVDDIQVGETYGPFLTNRSTYVSYKITDKFNGTPRMRASHILFGTQELSDDAKAEVRTNAQNVLKEIQDGLSFAAAAAQYGQDATAQRGGDLGWFAKEDFVEEFAEAAFAVRSTGLINRLVETEYGYHIIEVTEMPKAETYKIATLELELIPSDATRNEIFRRADFFAANASNAKQFAENAEKEGYRIIQANNVGAFDRNLNNLQGAREVIRWAFNDASVGKVSQVFELDNSYIVATLRNRYEEGTASLDQVRAQVLSQVRNDKKAEMIKKQLEGKATLEEMQAVFPNEASLDNIPDLRLSASVLPGVGFAPKAIGTVFGLKESGKISKPVHEDVGIIVLKLNSLTPAAELADYSGYQRQLTLNASQRTAYMIMMALEDLANVKDYRYKFF; this is encoded by the coding sequence ATGGCATTAATTAAAAAAATCAGACAGAAAACAGGTCTTGCAATCGGCGTTATCGCAGTGGGTTTGATATTGTTTATAGTTGGGGGAGATATTTTAAGCCCCAATTCCACCATATTAGGTGGCAGTTCAAACAAGGTTGGTGAGATTGCAGGTGAAAGTATTTCCTATGAGGAATACATTCGTAAAATCGAAGAGATCAAATTTTCTTTCCAGCAAAACACCGGAAGAACTCCTTCCGAAAATGAAATGTATACAATCAGAGAGCAGGCCTGGCAGGCCCTGATTGTAGAAAAAGTTTTTGCTTCTCAATATGAGGCCTTGGGCCTGACCATTTCCGACGCGGAATTGGTGGACATGGTACAAGGTAAAAACATCATCGCTGAACTCAGGCAGCAGTTGACCAACCCAATGACGGGGGAGTTTGACAGGGACCAATTGGTCACCTTCCTTCAGTCTTTGGAAAACGCAGGTCCTGAACAAAGGGCTTTCTGGGCGCAGCAGGAAAAATTGTTTGCAGATGCAAGATTGAGGGTAAAATATGACAACCTGCTTTCCACATCTGAATTTGCTACTTCAGCAGAAGGAAGGTTGGAGCATAAGATGCAGAACTCTCTTGCCGATGTGGATTATGTTTTTATTCCTTTCTATGCCATATCTGACAATGATGTACAGGTATCTGACAATGAGTTGAGAGACTATATCAACAAAAACAAAGACAAATTCAAAGTATCCAATGCGGTGGATTTGGACTATGTTTCTTTCAATCTGGTACCAAGTGGTGAAGACTCTGCAGCAGTAATCTCTGAAATCAGAAAATTGACAGAGGAATTGAGAAATGCCAGCAATGACTCTGTTTTTGTATTGAGAAATTCTGAAGCAGCAAGGCCTTTTGCCACTATCCTTCCCGGAGATGCCCTTCCAGCCTCCCTTACTTCTAATGTGGATGACATTCAGGTAGGAGAGACTTATGGACCTTTCCTGACCAATAGGTCGACTTACGTATCTTATAAGATTACCGATAAATTCAACGGCACTCCTAGAATGAGGGCCAGCCATATCTTATTCGGTACCCAAGAGCTGAGTGATGATGCAAAAGCAGAAGTAAGAACAAATGCTCAAAATGTACTGAAAGAAATCCAGGATGGGTTGAGCTTTGCTGCAGCAGCTGCACAATATGGTCAGGATGCCACCGCGCAAAGAGGCGGTGATTTGGGCTGGTTTGCAAAAGAGGATTTCGTAGAAGAATTTGCTGAGGCAGCATTTGCTGTTAGATCTACAGGATTGATCAATAGACTGGTTGAGACAGAGTATGGTTACCATATCATTGAGGTGACCGAAATGCCAAAGGCTGAGACTTACAAAATCGCCACATTGGAATTGGAATTGATCCCTAGTGATGCGACAAGAAATGAAATTTTCAGAAGGGCTGACTTCTTTGCAGCCAACGCTTCCAATGCGAAGCAATTTGCAGAAAATGCCGAAAAAGAAGGTTACAGAATCATTCAGGCCAACAATGTAGGGGCATTTGATAGAAACCTTAACAACCTTCAGGGTGCAAGAGAAGTAATCAGGTGGGCCTTCAATGATGCATCTGTAGGAAAAGTATCCCAGGTGTTTGAACTTGACAACAGCTACATTGTGGCTACCTTGAGAAACAGGTATGAAGAAGGAACAGCTTCCTTGGATCAGGTAAGAGCACAGGTATTGAGCCAAGTGAGAAATGACAAGAAAGCAGAGATGATTAAGAAGCAATTGGAGGGGAAGGCCACTTTGGAAGAAATGCAGGCTGTATTTCCTAATGAAGCTTCTTTGGACAATATTCCTGACCTGAGATTGAGCGCTTCTGTATTGCCAGGTGTTGGTTTTGCTCCTAAAGCTATTGGTACCGTTTTTGGTCTGAAGGAATCGGGCAAAATCAGCAAGCCTGTCCACGAGGATGTAGGTATCATTGTGTTGAAGCTGAATTCCCTTACTCCAGCTGCTGAATTAGCTGACTACAGTGGATATCAAAGACAATTGACTTTGAATGCTTCCCAAAGAACAGCTTACATGATCATGATGGCTTTGGAAGACTTGGCGAATGTCAAAGATTACAGATACAAATTCTTCTAA
- a CDS encoding DUF493 family protein: protein MKFTFDKKAFKEKLESQTAFPTLYMFKFIVLSGREDQVAALLPNNKMTLKESSKGKYVSATIKAMMPSSEAILEVYERAAKIEGVISL from the coding sequence ATGAAATTTACATTTGACAAGAAGGCATTTAAGGAAAAGCTGGAATCACAGACTGCATTTCCGACTTTGTATATGTTCAAATTTATCGTGTTGAGCGGCAGGGAAGATCAGGTTGCGGCACTTTTGCCCAACAATAAGATGACCTTAAAGGAATCTTCCAAAGGTAAATATGTCTCTGCTACCATCAAGGCCATGATGCCGAGCAGTGAGGCCATCTTGGAAGTTTACGAACGTGCTGCCAAAATCGAAGGAGTCATTTCACTTTAA
- a CDS encoding 4a-hydroxytetrahydrobiopterin dehydratase, translating to MWKEENNCLKKTFTFKDFQEAFAFMTRVAFLAEAHNHHPNWSNVYNTVHIELTTHDAGNVVTEKDRKLAEAIDKL from the coding sequence ATGTGGAAAGAAGAGAACAACTGTTTGAAGAAAACTTTTACGTTTAAGGACTTTCAGGAGGCATTTGCCTTTATGACCAGGGTTGCTTTCCTGGCCGAAGCCCATAACCACCATCCCAATTGGAGCAATGTATACAATACGGTACATATTGAACTGACTACCCATGATGCGGGCAATGTTGTCACAGAGAAGGATAGGAAATTGGCAGAAGCCATAGATAAGTTGTAA
- the rsmI gene encoding 16S rRNA (cytidine(1402)-2'-O)-methyltransferase: protein MSELEDKSVQLYLVPTPIGNLKDITLRAIEVLKSVDVILAEDTRTSGKLLKHLEINRPLQSYHIFNEHKAVEKLVERLKKGEVMALISDAGTPGISDPGFLLVRAAKDAGLEVNCLPGPTAFVPALVNSGLPNDRFTFEGFLPHKKGRQTRIQSLLEESRTMVFYESPHRLMKTLEQFAEAFGPERMASVSRELTKVFEENVRGTLAELIDYYIEHPIKGEIVLVVEGKSEGRSEKREARDEKRESRG from the coding sequence ATGTCGGAATTGGAAGACAAGTCCGTACAACTTTACCTGGTTCCTACGCCGATTGGCAACCTGAAGGACATTACCTTAAGGGCCATTGAGGTGTTGAAATCTGTGGATGTGATATTGGCAGAGGATACCAGGACTTCGGGGAAACTGCTCAAGCATTTGGAAATCAATCGCCCTCTCCAAAGTTACCATATTTTCAACGAGCATAAAGCAGTGGAAAAACTGGTGGAAAGGCTGAAGAAAGGAGAGGTGATGGCCCTCATTAGTGATGCAGGGACTCCTGGAATTTCTGATCCCGGGTTTTTATTGGTCCGTGCGGCTAAGGATGCCGGACTGGAAGTGAATTGCCTTCCGGGACCTACGGCTTTTGTGCCTGCTTTGGTGAATTCAGGCCTTCCCAATGACCGCTTTACCTTTGAAGGGTTTTTGCCCCACAAAAAAGGGAGACAGACCAGGATTCAGTCTTTGTTGGAAGAAAGCAGGACGATGGTCTTTTATGAATCTCCGCACCGGTTGATGAAGACCTTGGAACAGTTTGCAGAAGCTTTTGGTCCTGAACGTATGGCTTCTGTGTCCAGAGAGCTTACCAAAGTATTTGAGGAAAATGTCAGGGGGACTTTGGCTGAACTCATAGACTATTACATAGAACATCCCATCAAGGGGGAGATTGTACTGGTGGTGGAAGGCAAAAGTGAGGGTAGGAGCGAGAAAAGAGAGGCGAGAGATGAGAAGCGAGAATCGAGAGGCTAG
- a CDS encoding inositol monophosphatase family protein, with amino-acid sequence MVDLLQVLEHTKAVAKEAGAFIREERKNFDLNKVEQKGLNDLVSYVDKEAEKIIVSKLEVILPEADFITEEGTASRDGKAYTWIIDPLDGTTNFIHGLPVFAVSIGLRYEDEIVLGVVYEINQDECFYAVKGQGAYLNGNRIHVSKAKSLGESLIATGFPYSGFSKIDDYLKILRSLMEKCHGVRRVGSAAMDLCYVASGRAEGFFEYNLKPYDVAAGAIIVMEAGGKMTDFRQGKDYLFGGDVLASNNHIHEELDAEIQKVWRK; translated from the coding sequence ATGGTTGATTTATTACAAGTTTTAGAACACACCAAAGCAGTAGCCAAGGAAGCCGGGGCCTTCATACGGGAAGAACGTAAAAATTTTGACCTGAATAAAGTGGAACAAAAAGGGCTGAATGACCTGGTTTCCTATGTGGACAAGGAAGCAGAAAAGATCATTGTAAGTAAGTTGGAGGTCATTTTGCCTGAGGCAGATTTTATTACCGAAGAGGGGACTGCATCAAGGGATGGAAAAGCCTATACCTGGATCATTGACCCTTTGGACGGTACGACCAATTTTATCCATGGATTGCCAGTTTTTGCGGTGAGTATAGGTTTGAGGTATGAAGATGAAATAGTGCTGGGCGTGGTGTATGAAATCAATCAAGATGAGTGTTTTTATGCGGTCAAAGGCCAAGGTGCTTACCTCAATGGAAATCGGATTCATGTAAGCAAGGCCAAAAGTCTTGGAGAGAGCTTGATAGCTACCGGTTTTCCGTACAGTGGATTTTCCAAGATTGACGATTACCTGAAAATATTGCGGTCATTGATGGAGAAATGCCATGGCGTAAGAAGGGTGGGCAGTGCCGCAATGGATTTGTGTTATGTAGCAAGCGGAAGGGCTGAAGGCTTTTTTGAGTACAACCTTAAGCCTTATGATGTGGCAGCAGGTGCTATCATTGTCATGGAAGCAGGAGGTAAAATGACAGACTTCAGACAAGGTAAGGATTATCTTTTTGGGGGTGATGTTTTGGCTTCCAATAACCACATCCATGAAGAATTGGATGCTGAAATCCAGAAGGTTTGGAGGAAATAA